A part of Caldicellulosiruptor owensensis OL genomic DNA contains:
- a CDS encoding DNA-directed RNA polymerase subunit alpha — MIEFQKPAIRCEELSPDNKYGRYVIEPLERGYGITVGNALRRTLLSSLPGAAVTAVKIDGVLHEFSTIPGVLEDVPEIILNLKGLAIKMSSPGPKIMYIEAQGECEVKAKDIKADADIEICNPDHHIATLNQDARLFMEITVNQGKGYVPAERNKQPNQPIGVIPVDSIYTPVVKVNYKVENTRVGQVTDYDKLTMEIWTNGTIRPDEALTVAAKILIEHFSLFTDLSNIPTKIETVVKQEPPKRNKLLDMTIEELELSVRSYNCLKRAGINTVEDLVNKTEEEMMKVRNLGKKSLEEVIQKLHSLGLSLKKSDSTPKEEEEEK, encoded by the coding sequence TTGATAGAATTTCAAAAACCAGCAATAAGGTGCGAAGAACTAAGCCCAGACAATAAATATGGGCGATATGTTATTGAGCCTCTGGAGAGAGGTTATGGTATAACGGTTGGTAATGCACTTAGAAGGACACTGTTGTCATCGTTACCTGGTGCAGCAGTCACAGCGGTTAAGATTGATGGAGTTTTACATGAATTTTCAACAATTCCAGGGGTTTTAGAAGATGTGCCAGAGATAATACTTAATTTAAAAGGCTTGGCTATCAAGATGTCATCCCCAGGACCAAAGATAATGTATATTGAGGCTCAGGGTGAGTGTGAAGTAAAAGCAAAAGATATAAAGGCAGATGCTGATATAGAGATTTGCAATCCAGACCATCATATTGCCACACTTAATCAAGATGCCAGACTTTTTATGGAAATAACAGTAAATCAAGGGAAAGGTTATGTCCCGGCTGAAAGGAACAAACAGCCAAACCAGCCAATAGGTGTTATTCCTGTTGATTCTATTTATACACCTGTTGTAAAGGTTAACTACAAGGTAGAGAATACAAGAGTTGGTCAGGTAACTGACTACGATAAATTAACTATGGAAATCTGGACAAATGGGACCATTCGTCCAGATGAAGCGTTGACCGTTGCTGCAAAGATTTTAATTGAGCATTTTAGTCTGTTTACTGATCTATCTAATATTCCTACAAAGATTGAGACAGTTGTAAAACAGGAACCGCCAAAGAGAAATAAACTTTTAGATATGACTATAGAAGAGCTTGAACTTTCGGTAAGGTCGTACAACTGTCTTAAAAGAGCAGGCATAAACACAGTTGAAGACCTTGTGAACAAGACTGAAGAAGAGATGATGAAAGTAAGGAATTTGGGCAAAAAGTCCTTAGAAGAGGTCATCCAAAAACTTCACAGTTTAGGACTTAGCCTCAAAAAGAGTGATAGTACGCCGAAGGAGGAGGAAGAAGAAAAATGA
- the nifS gene encoding cysteine desulfurase NifS — protein MEGKIIYFDHAATTPLKKEVLDEMMPYLTEQYGNPSTIYKLGREAKRAVELARERVAKALNADIQEIYFTSGGTESDNWALKGVAFANRDKGKHIITTTIEHHAVLHPLKYLEGLGFEVTYVPVEPDGIIDPQKIKEAIRNDTILISVMLANNEIGTIQPVKEIAKIAKEKGIVIHTDAVQAVGQIPVDVKDLGVDLLSLSAHKFYGPKGVGALYIKKGTKIHPFSHGGAQERNRRAGTENVAGIVGLGKAIELATQNLSEYAAKLQKLRDKLIDGVLSKIDYVRLNGDRYKRLPNNANFSFEFIEGESLLLMLDMKGIAASSGSACTSGSLDPSHVLLAIGLEHEVAHGSLRITLGEDNTEEDIDYLLEVLPEIVSRLREMSPLYESVKKGGK, from the coding sequence ATGGAAGGAAAAATTATTTATTTTGATCATGCAGCAACAACTCCTCTTAAAAAAGAAGTATTGGATGAGATGATGCCGTATTTGACAGAGCAGTATGGTAATCCTTCAACAATTTACAAGCTTGGGAGAGAAGCAAAAAGAGCAGTTGAGCTTGCAAGAGAAAGGGTCGCAAAGGCCTTAAATGCAGATATTCAAGAAATTTACTTTACCTCCGGTGGAACAGAATCGGATAACTGGGCATTAAAGGGAGTTGCATTTGCAAATAGAGATAAAGGTAAGCATATTATAACAACAACCATCGAGCACCATGCAGTTTTACATCCTCTAAAATATCTTGAAGGTTTAGGATTTGAAGTGACATATGTTCCTGTTGAGCCAGATGGTATTATTGACCCTCAGAAGATAAAAGAGGCAATAAGAAATGATACAATTTTAATTTCTGTTATGCTTGCAAATAACGAAATTGGAACAATCCAGCCTGTCAAAGAGATAGCAAAGATAGCAAAGGAAAAGGGAATAGTCATTCATACAGATGCTGTTCAAGCAGTTGGTCAAATTCCTGTTGATGTAAAAGATTTGGGTGTCGACCTTTTGTCACTTTCTGCTCACAAATTCTATGGACCAAAAGGTGTTGGTGCACTATATATTAAAAAAGGGACAAAGATTCATCCGTTTTCGCATGGTGGCGCACAGGAGAGAAATAGGCGTGCTGGGACAGAGAATGTAGCAGGGATTGTTGGACTTGGAAAGGCTATAGAGCTTGCAACTCAGAATCTTTCTGAGTATGCTGCAAAGCTTCAGAAACTGAGAGATAAGCTCATTGACGGAGTGTTGAGCAAAATTGATTATGTTCGACTCAATGGTGACAGATACAAAAGACTTCCTAACAATGCAAACTTCTCATTTGAATTTATTGAAGGTGAAAGCCTGCTTTTGATGCTTGACATGAAAGGAATTGCAGCATCAAGCGGGTCTGCATGCACATCAGGGTCTTTGGACCCTTCACATGTGCTTCTGGCAATAGGACTTGAACATGAGGTTGCTCATGGATCTTTGAGAATAACACTTGGTGAAGATAACACCGAAGAAGATATAGACTATCTATTAGAAGTTTTGCCTGAAATTGTTTCAAGATTAAGAGAAATGAGTCCACTTTATGAAAGCGTGAAAAAAGGGGGCAAGTGA
- the rplQ gene encoding 50S ribosomal protein L17: MNKLRKLKRDIDHRQALMRNLATSLFKHGRIMTTEAKAKDLRRIAEKLITIAKKGDLASYRRVLGYLYEEDVAYDLFQKIAPRYQGRNGGYTRIIKVGPRKGDGAMMVYIELV, from the coding sequence ATGAACAAATTAAGAAAACTCAAACGCGATATAGACCACAGACAGGCCCTTATGAGAAACTTGGCAACATCTTTGTTCAAGCATGGTAGAATAATGACAACAGAAGCAAAGGCTAAGGACTTGAGAAGAATAGCTGAAAAGCTTATAACTATTGCCAAAAAAGGTGATCTTGCATCATATAGAAGAGTTTTAGGGTATTTATATGAAGAAGATGTTGCGTATGACCTGTTCCAGAAGATAGCTCCAAGATATCAAGGAAGAAATGGTGGTTATACAAGAATAATTAAGGTTGGTCCACGTAAAGGTGACGGTGCTATGATGGTCTATATAGAGCTTGTATAG
- the rpmJ gene encoding 50S ribosomal protein L36: protein MKVRPSVKPICEKCKIIRRKGKIRIICENPKHKQRQG, encoded by the coding sequence ATGAAGGTCAGACCATCTGTGAAACCTATATGCGAAAAGTGCAAGATTATCAGAAGAAAGGGTAAGATAAGAATAATCTGCGAAAATCCAAAGCATAAACAAAGACAAGGTTAA
- the infA gene encoding translation initiation factor IF-1, whose protein sequence is MSKEDVIELEGTVVEALPNAMFQVQLDNGHKVLAHVSGKLRMNFIRILPGDRVVVQLSPYDLTRGRIVWRSK, encoded by the coding sequence TTGTCCAAGGAGGATGTAATTGAATTAGAAGGGACTGTGGTTGAAGCACTGCCTAATGCAATGTTTCAGGTTCAGCTTGACAATGGGCATAAAGTCCTTGCCCATGTGTCAGGAAAACTTAGAATGAATTTTATCAGGATACTTCCGGGTGATAGAGTGGTTGTTCAGCTATCACCGTATGATTTGACACGAGGTAGAATTGTTTGGAGATCAAAATAA
- the rpsK gene encoding 30S ribosomal protein S11, with the protein MARPARRTVRRSERKNVEKGIAHIHSTFNNTIVTITDPSGNAIAWASAGTCGFSGTKKGTPFAAQLAAEKAAKMAMDHGMRTVEVYVKGPGAGREAAIRALQAAGLEVTLIKDVTPIPHNGCRPPKRRRV; encoded by the coding sequence ATGGCAAGACCAGCAAGAAGAACTGTAAGACGTTCAGAAAGAAAGAATGTTGAAAAAGGGATTGCACACATCCATTCAACATTCAATAATACAATTGTTACCATTACTGATCCATCGGGCAATGCTATTGCATGGGCAAGTGCAGGAACATGTGGTTTTTCAGGAACCAAAAAAGGTACACCGTTTGCTGCCCAGCTTGCAGCAGAAAAGGCAGCAAAGATGGCAATGGACCATGGTATGAGAACTGTTGAAGTGTATGTAAAAGGACCGGGTGCAGGAAGAGAAGCTGCAATTAGAGCACTTCAGGCAGCAGGGCTTGAGGTAACACTCATAAAAGATGTTACTCCAATTCCGCACAACGGTTGCAGACCGCCAAAAAGAAGAAGAGTATAA
- a CDS encoding KOW domain-containing RNA-binding protein: protein MDLQIGQIVLSKMGRDKNRFFVIFDITDDGYVYLVDGKLRKIKKPKKKKIKHIAPTKFVSEEIKEKILKKKLTDAEVAKVIEEFENRKE from the coding sequence ATGGATCTTCAAATAGGGCAGATTGTTCTGTCCAAAATGGGAAGAGATAAAAATAGATTCTTCGTAATTTTTGATATAACCGACGATGGGTATGTTTACCTTGTTGATGGAAAACTGCGGAAGATCAAAAAACCCAAGAAGAAAAAGATAAAACACATAGCACCCACAAAGTTTGTCTCAGAAGAGATAAAAGAAAAGATACTCAAGAAAAAGCTCACTGACGCAGAGGTTGCAAAGGTGATAGAGGAATTTGAGAATAGAAAAGAGTAG
- a CDS encoding RrF2 family transcriptional regulator, translating to MFRLSTKGRYGVRAMFDLALHYDEGLVSLKSIAERQEISEHYLEQLIAALKKAGLVKSIRGAQGGYMLSREPSKITIGEILRALEGSLSPSECIDDIEKVDCPRAEFCVTRKVWEKVKEAIENVVDSVTLQDLVDDYKKMTADESYMFYI from the coding sequence ATGTTCAGATTATCTACAAAGGGAAGATATGGTGTCAGAGCAATGTTTGATTTAGCGCTTCACTATGATGAAGGGCTTGTATCTTTGAAGAGCATAGCAGAGCGTCAGGAGATTTCTGAGCATTATTTAGAGCAGCTCATTGCTGCGTTGAAAAAAGCAGGACTTGTCAAGAGTATAAGAGGTGCTCAGGGTGGCTATATGCTTTCAAGAGAGCCTTCAAAAATTACTATTGGTGAGATTTTAAGAGCTCTTGAGGGGTCACTTTCGCCTTCTGAATGTATAGATGATATAGAAAAGGTTGATTGTCCAAGAGCAGAGTTTTGTGTTACCAGAAAGGTTTGGGAAAAGGTCAAAGAAGCAATAGAAAACGTTGTGGACTCTGTCACACTCCAGGATTTGGTTGATGATTATAAAAAGATGACAGCAGATGAGTCATACATGTTTTATATCTAA
- the rpsM gene encoding 30S ribosomal protein S13, with translation MARIAGVDLPREKRVEIALTYIFGIGLSRSKQILRDTGVDPNKRVKDLTDDEVAKIRDYIDKNFKVEGELRAEIARNIKRLIDIRCYRGLRHLRGLPVRGQRTRTNARTRKGPRKTVGVMRKKS, from the coding sequence ATGGCACGAATTGCAGGTGTAGATTTACCAAGAGAAAAGAGAGTTGAGATAGCTCTGACATATATATTCGGGATTGGTCTTTCAAGATCAAAACAGATTTTAAGGGATACTGGGGTTGATCCAAACAAAAGAGTAAAAGACCTCACTGACGATGAGGTAGCTAAAATCAGAGACTATATAGACAAAAATTTCAAGGTTGAGGGTGAACTGAGAGCCGAAATTGCAAGAAACATAAAGAGGTTAATTGATATAAGATGTTACAGAGGTTTGAGACATTTAAGGGGTCTTCCTGTTCGTGGTCAGAGAACAAGAACAAATGCGAGAACAAGAAAAGGTCCAAGAAAAACTGTTGGTGTCATGAGAAAGAAATCATAA
- the rpsD gene encoding 30S ribosomal protein S4: MSKYIGPDCRLCRREGMKLFLKGDRCYTEKCAFARRPYPPGQHGQERKKLSEYGMQLREKQKVKRIYGVLETQFRRYFEMAEKMKGIAGENLLSLLERRLDNVVYRLGFASSRGEARVLVSHAHFKVNGRTVNIPSYLVKVGDVIEVDERSKSKTRFVEIKEKYAKKPSPKWLEKDAENLIGKVIALPTREDIDMPIREHLIVELYSK; encoded by the coding sequence TTGTCAAAATACATTGGACCGGACTGCAGACTCTGCAGAAGAGAAGGAATGAAATTATTCTTAAAAGGTGATAGATGTTATACTGAAAAATGTGCGTTTGCAAGAAGACCATATCCACCAGGTCAGCATGGTCAGGAGAGAAAGAAACTTTCTGAATATGGTATGCAGCTGAGAGAAAAACAGAAAGTAAAAAGAATTTATGGTGTTTTAGAAACCCAGTTCAGAAGATATTTCGAAATGGCTGAAAAGATGAAAGGTATCGCTGGTGAAAATCTTTTGTCATTACTTGAAAGAAGACTTGACAATGTTGTCTACAGACTTGGATTTGCTTCCTCACGCGGAGAAGCAAGAGTTTTGGTATCCCATGCTCATTTTAAGGTAAATGGAAGAACTGTGAATATTCCATCTTACCTTGTCAAAGTTGGGGACGTTATAGAAGTTGATGAAAGAAGCAAATCTAAGACAAGATTTGTTGAGATAAAAGAGAAGTATGCAAAGAAACCTTCTCCAAAGTGGCTTGAAAAGGACGCTGAGAACCTTATAGGAAAAGTAATAGCTCTTCCAACAAGAGAAGATATTGATATGCCAATTAGAGAACACCTGATCGTAGAGCTTTACTCCAAGTAA